In the Gorilla gorilla gorilla isolate KB3781 chromosome 10, NHGRI_mGorGor1-v2.1_pri, whole genome shotgun sequence genome, one interval contains:
- the BAZ2A gene encoding bromodomain adjacent to zinc finger domain protein 2A isoform X4, whose amino-acid sequence MEMEANDHFNFTGLPPAPAASGLKPSPSSGEGLYTNGSPMNFPQQGKSLNGDVNVNGLSTVSHTTTSGILNSAPHSSSTSHLHHPSVAYDCLWNYSQYPSANPGSNLKDPPLLSQFSGGQYPLNGILGGSRQPSSPSHNTNLRAGSQEFWANGTQSPMGLNFDSQELYDSFPDQNFEVMPNGPPSFFTSPQTSPMLGSSIQTFAPSQEVGSGIHPDEAAEKEMTSVVAENGTGLVGSLELEEEQPELKMCGYNGSVPSVESLHQEVSVLVPDPTVSCLDDPSHLPDQLEDTPILSEDSLEPFNSLAPEPVSGGLYGIDDTELMGAEDKLPLEDSPVISALDCPSLNNATAFSLLADDSQTSTSIFASPTSPPVLGESVLQDNSFDLNNGSDAEQEEMETQSSDFPPSLSQPAPDQSSTIQLHPATSPAVSPTTSPAVSLVVSPAASPEISPEVCPAASTVVSPAVFSVVSPASSAVLPAVSSEVPLTASVTSPKASPVTSPAAAFPTASPANKDVSSFLETTADLEEITGEGLTASGSGDVMRRRIATPEEVRLPLQHGWRREVRIKKGSHRWQGETWYYGPCGKRMKQFPEVIKYLSRNVVHSVRREHFSFSPRMPVGDFFEERDTPEGLQWVQLSAEEIPSRIQAITGKRGRPRNTEKAKTKEVPKVKRGRGRPPKVKITELLNKTDNRPLKKLEAQETLNEEDKAKIAKSKKKMRQKVQRGECQTTIQGQARNKRKQETKSLKQKEAKKKSKAEKEKGKTKQEKLKEKVKREKKEKVKMKEKEEVTKAKPACKADKTLATQRRLEERQRQQMILEEMKKPTEDMCLTDHQPLPDFSRVPGLTLPSGAFSDCLTIVEFLHSFGKVLGFDPAKDVPSLGVLQEGLLCQGDSLGEVQDLLVRLLKAALHDPGLPSYCQSLKILGEKVSEIPLTRDNVSEILRCFLMAYGVEPALCDRLRTQPFQAQPPQQKAAVLAFLVHELNGSTLIINEIDKTLESMSSYRKNKWIVEGRLRRLKTVLAKRTGRSEVEMEGPEECLGRRRSSRIMEETSGMEEEEEEESIAAVHGRRGRRDGEVDATASSIPELERQIEKLSKRQLFFRKKLLHSSQMLRAVSLGQDRYRRRYWVLPYLAGIFVEGTEGNLVPEDVIKKETDSLKVAAHASLNPALFSMKMELAGSNTTASSPARARGRPRKTKPGSMQPRHLKSPVRGQDSEQPQAQLQPEAQLHAPAQPQPQLQLQLQSHKGFLEQEGSPLSLGQSQHDLSQSAFLSWLSQTQSHSSLLSSSVLTPDSSPGKLDPAPSQPPEEPEPDEAESSPDPQALWFNISAQMPCNAAPTPPPAVSEDQPTPSPQQLASSKPMNRPSAANPCSPVQFSSTPLAGLAPKRRAGDPGEMPQSPTGLGQPKRRGRPPSKFFKQMEQRYLTQLTAQPVPPEMCSGWWWIRDPETLDAMLKALHPRGIREKALHKHLNKHRDFLQEVCLRPSADPIFEPRQLPAFQEGIMSWSPKEKTYETDLAVLQWVEELEQRVIMSDLQIRGWTCPSPDSTREDLAYCEHLSDSQEDITWRGRGREGLAPQRKTTNPLDLAVMRLAALEQNVERRYLREPLWPTHEVVLEKALLSTPNGAPEGTTTEISYEITPRIRVWRQTLERCRSAAQVCLCLGQLERSIAWEKSVNKVTCLVCRKGDNDEFLLLCDGCDRGCHIYCHRPKMEAVPEGDWFCTVCLAQVEGEFTQKPCFPKRGQKRKSGYSLNFSEGDGRRRRVLLRGRESPAAGPRYSEEGLSPSKRRRLSMRNHHSDLTFCEIILMEMESHDAAWPFLEPVNPRLVSGYRRIIKNPMDFSTMRERLLRGGYTSSEEFAADALLVFDNCQTFNEDDSEVGKAGHIMRRFFESRWEEFYQGKQANL is encoded by the exons AAATGGAGGCAAACGACCATTTTAACTTTACTGGCCTTCCCCCTGCACCTGCTGCCTCAGGACTGAAACCCTCTCCTTCCTCAGGGGAGGGCCTCTACACTAACGGGTCTCCCATGAACTTCCCCCAGCAAGGGAAAA gTTTGAATGGGGATGTGAATGTTAATGGCTTATCTACTGTATCTCACACTACTACTTCAGGGATTTTGAACTCTGCTCCCCACTCCTCCAGCACCTCACACCTCCATCACCCCAGCGTGGCCTACGACTGTCTCTGGAACTACTCACAGTACCCATCTGCCAATCCTGGCAGCAACCTCAAGGACCCACCCCTTCTCTCCCAGTTCTCGGGGGGACAATACCCACTCAACGGCATCCTTGGGGGCAGCCGGCAACCTTCATCCCCAAGTCATAACACTAACCTTCGGGCTGGGAGCCAAGAGTTCTGGGCCAATGGTACCCAGAGTCCCATGGGGCTTAACTTTGATTCACAAGAACTGTATGATTCCTTTCCTGACCAGAATTTTGAGGTGATGCCCAATGGACCCCCTAGTTTTTTCACCTCCCCACAGACTTCTCCTATGTTGGGATCTAGCATTCAAACCTTTGCACCCTCCCAGGAGGTAGGCAGTGGTATCCATCCTGATGAGGCAGCAGAAAAGGAGATGACTTCAGTTGTGGCAGAGAATGGCACTGGCTTGGTAGGCAGCTTGGAGCTGGAAGAAGAGCAGCCAG AACTGAAGATGTGTGGCTACAATGGCTCTGTCCCTTCTGTGGAATCGTTACACCAAGAGGTCTCAGTCCTGGTCCCTGACCCCACAGTGAGCTGTTTAGATGATCCTTCACATCTTCCTGATCAACTGGAAGACACTCCAATCCTCAGTGAAGACTCTCTGGAGCCCTTCAACTCTTTGGCACCAG AGCCAGTGAGTGGAGGACTGTATGGTATTGATGACACGGAGCTGATGGGTGCAGAGGACAAGCTGCCTCTTGAGGAcagccctgtgatttctgccctTGATTGCCCTTCCCTCAATAATGCTACTGCCTTCAGTCTCCTGGCAGATGATAGTCAAACATCAACCTCTATCTTTGCCAGTCCCACCTCTCCACCTGTCCTAGGGGAGTCTGTCCTGCAAG ATAACAGCTTTGACCTGAATAATGGTAGTGACGCTgaacaggaagaaatggaaactcaATCTTCAGACTTCCCACCATCCCTGAGCCAGCCAGCTCCTGATCAGTCATCCACTATTCAGCTACATCCAGCAACCTCACCAGCAGTCTCGCCAACAACCTCCCCAGCAGTCTCCCTAGTGGTTTCTCCAGCAGCCTCCCCAGAAATCTCTCCAGAAGTTTGTCCCGCAGCTTCTACAGTTGTCTCTCCAGCAGTCTTCTCAGTGGTCTCTCCAGCTTCCTCAGCAGTCCTCCCAGCAGTCTCCTCAGAAGTCCCCTTGACGGCTTCAGTGACATCCCCAAAAGCCTCTCCCGTAACTTCCCCAGCAGCTGCCTTTCCAACAGCCTCCCCAGCAAATAAGGATGTCAGCAGCTTTCTAGAAACCACTGCTGACCTGGAAGAGATCACTGGAGAAGGACTCACTGCTTCTGGTAGTG GTGATGTTATGAGGAGACGTATTGCTACCCCAGAAGAAGTTCGTCTTCCCCTCCAACATGG GTGGCGGAGAGAGGTGCGCATCAAGAAGGGCAGCCACCGATGGCAGGGGGAGACCTGGTATTATGGTCCCTGTGGGAAGAGGATGAAGCAATTTCCAGAAGTGATCAAG TACCTGAGCCGCAACGTGGTACACAGTGTCCGCCGTGAGCACTTCAGCTTCAGTCCCCGTATGCCTGTTGGagatttctttgaagaaagagACACGCCAGAG GGCTTGCAGTGggtgcagctctcagcagaggagATCCCGTCGAGGATTCAGGCAATTACTGGCAAACGGGGTCGACCTCGAAACACTGAGAAGGCTAAGACTAAGGAAGTCCCCAAGGTGAAACGGGGTCGAGGTCGGCCACCTAAGGTCAAAATCACTGAGCTATTGAACAAGACAGACAACCGCCCCCTAAAGAAACTGGAGGCCCAAG AAACATTGAATGAGGAGGATAAAGCAAAGATTGCTAAAAGCAAGAAGAAGATGAGGCAGAAGGTTCAACGGGGAGAGTGTCAGACTACTATCCAAGGGCAG GCCAGAAATAAGCGGAAACAAGAGACCAAGAGCTTAAAGCAGAAGGAAGCTAAGAAGAAATCCAAG gctgagaaagaaaaaggaaagacaaagcaggaaaaactgaaggaaaaagtcaagagggaaaagaaggagaaggtaaaaatgaaggaaaaggaggaggtgaCCAAAGCCAAGCCAGCCTGTAAAGCAGATAAGACCCTGGCCACACAGAGGCGCTTGGAGGAACGGCAGAGGCAACAGATGATCTTGGAGGAAATGAAGAAGCCGACAGAGGATATGTGTCTGACTGACCACCAG CCCCTGCCTGACTTCTCACGAGTCCCTGGTCTGACATTGCCCAGTGGAGCCTTCTCAGACTGCTTGACCATTGTGGAGTTCCTGCATAGCTTTGGCAAGGTGCTGGGCTTTGATCCTGCCAAAGATGTGCCTAGCCTGGGGGTCCTGCAGGAGGGACTCCTGTGTCAAGGTGACAGCTTGGGTGAGGTGCAAGACCTGCTGGTCAGGCTGCTGAAGGCTGCACTCCATGATCCTGGCTTGCCCTCCTACTGTCAG TCCCTAAAGATCTTGGGGGAGAAGGTGTCTGAGATCCCACTGACAAGAGACAATGTGTCGGAGATCCTGCGCTGCTTCCTTATGGCATATGGAGTAGAGCCAGCCCTCTGTGACCGCCTGCGCACCCAGCCTTTTCAGGCCCAGCCACCCCAGCAGAAGGCTGCTGTCCTGGCCTTCCTTGTGCATGAGCTCAATGGCTCCACCCTCATCATCAA TGAGATTGACAAGACTCTGGAGAGTATGTCCAGCTACAGGAAAAACAAGTGGATTGTTGAAGGCCGGCTCCGGAG GCTGAAAACTGTTCTGGCCAAGCGAACTGGGCGGTCTGAAGTAGAGATGGAAGGGCCAGAGGAATGCCTGGGACGGAGGCGCAGTTCTCGGATCATGGAAGAGACCAGTGGcatggaagaagaggaagaagaggagtctATAGCAGCTGTCCATGGCCGCAGGGGTCGAAGAGATGGAGAG GTTGATGCCACAGCATCTAGCATCCCAGAGCTAGAGCGCCAGATAGAAAAACTCAGTAAG CGTCAGCTTTTCTTTCGCAAAAAGTTGCTTCACTCATCCCAGATGCTTCGGGCGGTCTCCCTGGGTCAGGACCGCTACAGACGTCGCTACTGGGTATTGCCGTATTTGGCTGGTATCTTTGTAGAAGGAACAGAGGGGAACTTAG TTCCTGAGGATGTGATAAAGAAGGAAACTGACTCCTTAAAAGTGGCAGCCCATGCGTCACTCAACCCTGCCCTcttctctatgaagatggagTTAGCTGGCTCCAACACCACTGCCAGTTCTCCTGCCCGGGCCCGAGGCCGACCTCGAAAAACTAAGCCTGGGTCTATGCAACCTAGGCATCTTAAGTCCCCTGTCAGGGGTCAGGATTCAGAACAGCCCCAGGCCCAGCTTCAGCCTGAGGCTCAGCTTCATGCtcctgcccagccccagcctcagcttcAGCTTCAGCTTCAGTCCCATAAGGGGTTCCTGGAGCAAGAAGGCTCCCCTTTGTCACTGGGTCAGAGCCAGCATGACCTCAGCCAGTCAGCCTTCCTGTCTTGGCTGAGCCAGACTCAGAGCCATAGCTCCCTGTTGAGCAGCTCAGTCCTCACGCCTGATAGCAGTCCGGGAAAACTAGACCCAGCTCCATCACAGCCCCCGGAGGAGCCAGAGCCTGATGAGGCAGAATCCAGCCCTGATCCTCAAGCACTCTGGTTTAACATCTCAGCCCAGATGCCCTGCAATGCTGCCCCTACACCGCCCCCTGCAGTTTCTGAGGACCAACCCACTCCCTCCCCTCAGCAGCTTGCCTCCTCCAAGCCA ATGAATAGACCTAGTGCTGCCAACCCTTGTTCTCCAGTGCAGTTCTCTTCCACGCCCTTGGCTGGGTTGGCCCCTAAGAGGCGAGCAGGAGACCCTGGAGAAATGCCACAGAGTCCCACAGGGCTGGGACAGCCCAAACGGAGAGGGAGACCTCCCAGTAAGTTCTTCAAACAGATGGAACAGCGTTACCTAACCCAGCTGACAGCCCAGCCTGTCCCACCTG AGATGTGCTCAGGCTGGTGGTGGATACGAGATCCTGAGACGTTGGATGCCATGCTCAAGGCCCTACACCCCCGAGGTATCCGGGAGAAGGCACTTCACAAACACCTTAACAAGCACAGGGACTTCTTGCAGGAAGTCTGCCTGCGGCCCTCAGCTG ACCCCATCTTTGAGCCCAGGCAACTACCTGCCTTTCAAGAAGGGATTATGAGCTGGTCCCCCAAAGAGAAGACATACGAGACAGACCTAGCAGTGCTTCAATGGGTAGAGGAGCTGGAGCAGCGGGTTATCATGTCTGATCTGCAGATTCGG GGCTGGACATGTCCTAGCCCAGACTCTACCCGTGAAGACTTGGCCTACTGTGAGCACCTCTCCGACTCCCAGGAGGATATCACCTGGCGAGGTCGGGGCAGGGAAGGTCTGGCACCTCAGCGTAAAACTACCAACCCTTTGGACCTGGCTGTGATGCGGCTGGCTGCCCTGGAACAGAATGTAGAACGGCGGTACCTGCGGGAGCCCCTCTGGCCAACTCATGAGGTTGTGCTGGAGAAGGCCCTGCTTAGCACACCTAATGGTGCCCCTGAGGGCACCACTACAGAGAT ATCATATGAGATCACCCCTCGCATTCGTGTCTGGCGCCAGACCCTCGAGCGGTGCCGGAGCGCAGCCCAGGTGTGCTTGTGCCTGGGCCAGCTGGAGAGGTCCATTGCCTGGGAGAAGTCTGTCAACAAAGTG ACGTGTCTAGTCTGCCGGAAGGGTGACAATGATGAGTTTCttctgctttgtgatgggtgtgaCCGTGGCTGCCACATTTACTGCCATCGTCCCAAGATGGAGGCTGTCCCAGAAGGAGATTGGTTCTGTACTGTCTGTTTGGCTCAG GTGGAGGGAGAATTCACTCAGAAGCCTTGTTTCCCAAAGCGTGGCCAGAAGCGGAAAAGTGGTTATTCGCTGAACTTCTCAGAGGGTGATGGCCGCCGACGCCGGGTACTGTTGAGGGGCCGAGAAAGCCCAGCAGCAGGGCCTCGGTACTCGGAAGAAGGGCTCTCCCCCTCCAAGCGGCGGCGACTCTCAATGCGGAACCACCACAGTGATCTCACGTTTTGCGA GATTATCCTGATGGAGATGGAGTCCCATGATGCAGCCTGGCCTTTCCTAGAGCCTGTGAACCCACGTTTGGTGAGTGGGTACCGGCGCATCATCAAAAATCCTATGGATTTTTCCACCATGCGGGAGCGGCTGCTCAGGGGCGG GTACACCAGCTCAGAGGAGTTTGCGGCTGATGCCCTCCTGGTATTTGACAACTGCCAGACTTTCAACGAGGATGACTCTGAAGTAGGCAAGGCTGGGCACATCATGCGCCGCTTCTTCGAGAGCCGCTGGGAGGAGTTTTATCAGGGAAAACAGGCCAATCTGTGA